In Litorilinea aerophila, the following proteins share a genomic window:
- a CDS encoding FmdB family zinc ribbon protein → MPIYEYTCLDCSHTYSHFWPSIRAAGESPPPPCPQCGSEQTERVISQVAVLGALGGLTPSEQAAQRAQEERLAKITPKEQIDKLRAGKQPRAASS, encoded by the coding sequence ATGCCGATCTACGAATACACCTGTCTGGATTGCAGCCATACCTACAGCCATTTCTGGCCCTCCATCCGCGCCGCCGGGGAAAGCCCGCCGCCCCCCTGCCCTCAATGTGGCAGCGAACAGACCGAACGGGTCATCTCCCAGGTGGCCGTGCTGGGCGCGCTGGGGGGGCTGACGCCCAGTGAACAGGCAGCCCAACGGGCCCAGGAGGAACGCCTGGCGAAAATCACGCCGAAGGAGCAGATCGACAAGCTGCGAGCCGGAAAGCAACCCCGCGCCGCCAGCTCGTAA